One Mugil cephalus isolate CIBA_MC_2020 chromosome 8, CIBA_Mcephalus_1.1, whole genome shotgun sequence genomic window carries:
- the si:ch211-113d22.2 gene encoding uncharacterized protein si:ch211-113d22.2 isoform X2 produces the protein MKTALVLLLLISLAAHSHALRCHTCVASNDEDCNRQGSTSCPQYADACSTITGPNTVMKSCTYKAFCEKANGGNSGAKMECCFGDDCNGPHKSHHHHNSAGAVASSPVLLSAALLLLRMAFSQL, from the exons ATGAAGACTGCTCtagtcctgctgctgctcatctcTCTGGCCGCTCACA GCCACGCTCTCAGGTGTCACACATGCGTCGCGTCCAATGATGAGGACTGTAACCGTCAGGGCTCCACCTCCTGTCCTCAGTACGCCGACGCCTGCTCCACCATCACAGGACCCA ACACTGTGATGAAATCGTGCACGTACAAGGCTTTCTGCGAAAAGGCTAATGGCGGAAACTCCGGAGCCAAGATGGAGTGTTGCTTTGGAGACGACTGCAACGGGCCCCACAAGAGCCATCACCACCACAACAGCGCAGGGGCTGTGGCCTCTAGCCCAGTCCTGCTGAGCgcagcgctgctgctgctgcgtatGGCCTTTAGTCAGCTATAA
- the si:ch211-113d22.2 gene encoding uncharacterized protein si:ch211-113d22.2 isoform X1 has translation MKTALVLLLLISLAAHSALSCSVCEGHALRCHTCVASNDEDCNRQGSTSCPQYADACSTITGPNTVMKSCTYKAFCEKANGGNSGAKMECCFGDDCNGPHKSHHHHNSAGAVASSPVLLSAALLLLRMAFSQL, from the exons ATGAAGACTGCTCtagtcctgctgctgctcatctcTCTGGCCGCTCACA GCGCTCTCTCTTGCTCTGTGTGCGAAGGCCACGCTCTCAGGTGTCACACATGCGTCGCGTCCAATGATGAGGACTGTAACCGTCAGGGCTCCACCTCCTGTCCTCAGTACGCCGACGCCTGCTCCACCATCACAGGACCCA ACACTGTGATGAAATCGTGCACGTACAAGGCTTTCTGCGAAAAGGCTAATGGCGGAAACTCCGGAGCCAAGATGGAGTGTTGCTTTGGAGACGACTGCAACGGGCCCCACAAGAGCCATCACCACCACAACAGCGCAGGGGCTGTGGCCTCTAGCCCAGTCCTGCTGAGCgcagcgctgctgctgctgcgtatGGCCTTTAGTCAGCTATAA
- the LOC125012223 gene encoding transforming acidic coiled-coil-containing protein 1-like isoform X1 yields the protein MSWLSPVQWAKWTWSAVTGGSGDDGQPRAEDEKEDNSDSEGTFGTPESGSPGVVKLLGQLDNANHTAQSQEVDSLNNLTDSVPNKNSFNLDQNLNLTLSTRPVPGETPSPPSPVSQPLRPPTLPVPSSLNKPDPSEVDDEAPVTSDSSPDSNLSLNHDMDPDLLNGNTKLICDTNNAIVSNSCKVKQNQPTQKDVGGQKDDHHGGHATDEEKLASSVGVKPEKDQNAQDCLVTSKTEDSDCCSVAYEDTCKLKNKPEGSEMQKTGSQVLDSICISEAEKQAVLTLIREEIITKEAEASEWKKKYESCRQQVEEMRKVVAEYEKTIAQMIEDEQRNTMSSQKALHAVTMEKEAALADLNSVERSLSDVFRRYENMKSTLEGFKKNEEVLKKCAQEYLARVKQEEQRYQTLKLHAEEKLDRANEEIAQVRSKAGSENMALTASLRKEQMKNESLEQALQQKNQEIEELTKICDELIAKMGKID from the exons ATGTCCTGGTTGTCTCCTGTCCAGTGGGCCAAATGGACGTGGTCAGCAGTGACTGGAGGCTCAGGAGACGATGGGCAGCCCAGAGCAGAGGATGAGAAAGAGGACAA TTCGGACTCTGAGGGAACCTTCGGGACTCCAGAGTCCGGGTCTCCCGGTGTTGTGAAGCTGCTGGGCCAGCTGGACAACGCCAAccacacag ctCAATCTCAAGAGGTCGATTCCCTGAACAACCTTACAGACTCCGTACCTAATAAGAACAGCTTCAATTTGGATCAGAACCTCAATCTGACCCTGAGCACCAGGCCTGTTCCCGGAGAGACCCCCTCCCCACCGAGCCCTGTGTCCCAGCCTCTCCGGCCCCCGACACTGCCTGTCCCCTCCTcgctgaacaagcccgatcccTCAGAGGTGGATGACGAGGCCCCGGTGACGTCTGACTCCAGCCCGGACTCAAACCTGAGCCTAAATCATGACATGGACCCCGATTTGCTCAATGGCAACACAAAACTGATCTGTGACACCAACAACGCAATAGTCTC GAACTCATGTAAAGTAAAGCAGAACCAGCCGACGCAGAAAGATGTAGGCGGACAG AAGGATGACCATCATGGAGGCCACGCCACGGACGAGGAGAAGTTGGCGAGCAGTGTTGGGGTCAAACCGGAAAAAGACCAAAACG CCCAAGACTGCCTGGTGACTTCCAAAACTGAGGACTCAGACTGCTGCTCCGTG GCGTACGAAGACACGTGCAAACTGAAGAACAAACCAGAGGGAAGTGAAATGCAGAAAACGGGAAGTCAGGTCCTGGATTCCATCTGCATCAGTGAGGCAGAAAAACAGGCAGTCCTGACCCTCATCAGGGAGGAG ATCATCACTAAAGAGGCTGAGGCCAGCGAGTGGAAGAAAAAGTACGAGAGCTGCAGACAGCAAGTCGAGGAGATGAG GAAGGTTGTTGCAGAATATGAAAAGACGATTGCTCAGATGATTG AGGACGAGCAGCGCAACACGATGAGCTCCCAGAAGGCTTTGCATGCAGTGACGATGGAGAAGGAAGCCGCCTTGGCAGACCTGAACTCAGTGGAGCGCTCACTTTCTGACGTCTTTCGACGTtatgaaaacatgaagagcacCCTTGAGGGATTTAAGAAA AATGAAGAGGTGCTGAAGAAATGTGCTCAGGAGTATCTGGCCAGAGTCaagcaggaggagcagagatACCAGACACTAAAACTCCACGCGGAAGAGAAACTAGACAG GGCGAATGAGGAGATCGCTCAGGTGCGTTCTAAGGCAGGCTCAGAGAACATGGCGCTGACAGCCAGCCTGAGGAAGGAGCAGATGAAGAACGAGTCTCTGGAACAAGCCCTGCAGCAGAAG AATCAGGAGATCGAAGAACTCACAAAGATCTGTGACGAGCTCATTGccaaaatgggaaaaatagacTGA
- the LOC125012223 gene encoding transforming acidic coiled-coil-containing protein 1-like isoform X3: MSSDSEGTFGTPESGSPGVVKLLGQLDNANHTAQSQEVDSLNNLTDSVPNKNSFNLDQNLNLTLSTRPVPGETPSPPSPVSQPLRPPTLPVPSSLNKPDPSEVDDEAPVTSDSSPDSNLSLNHDMDPDLLNGNTKLICDTNNAIVSNSCKVKQNQPTQKDVGGQKDDHHGGHATDEEKLASSVGVKPEKDQNAQDCLVTSKTEDSDCCSVAYEDTCKLKNKPEGSEMQKTGSQVLDSICISEAEKQAVLTLIREEIITKEAEASEWKKKYESCRQQVEEMRKVVAEYEKTIAQMIEDEQRNTMSSQKALHAVTMEKEAALADLNSVERSLSDVFRRYENMKSTLEGFKKNEEVLKKCAQEYLARVKQEEQRYQTLKLHAEEKLDRANEEIAQVRSKAGSENMALTASLRKEQMKNESLEQALQQKNQEIEELTKICDELIAKMGKID; encoded by the exons TTCGGACTCTGAGGGAACCTTCGGGACTCCAGAGTCCGGGTCTCCCGGTGTTGTGAAGCTGCTGGGCCAGCTGGACAACGCCAAccacacag ctCAATCTCAAGAGGTCGATTCCCTGAACAACCTTACAGACTCCGTACCTAATAAGAACAGCTTCAATTTGGATCAGAACCTCAATCTGACCCTGAGCACCAGGCCTGTTCCCGGAGAGACCCCCTCCCCACCGAGCCCTGTGTCCCAGCCTCTCCGGCCCCCGACACTGCCTGTCCCCTCCTcgctgaacaagcccgatcccTCAGAGGTGGATGACGAGGCCCCGGTGACGTCTGACTCCAGCCCGGACTCAAACCTGAGCCTAAATCATGACATGGACCCCGATTTGCTCAATGGCAACACAAAACTGATCTGTGACACCAACAACGCAATAGTCTC GAACTCATGTAAAGTAAAGCAGAACCAGCCGACGCAGAAAGATGTAGGCGGACAG AAGGATGACCATCATGGAGGCCACGCCACGGACGAGGAGAAGTTGGCGAGCAGTGTTGGGGTCAAACCGGAAAAAGACCAAAACG CCCAAGACTGCCTGGTGACTTCCAAAACTGAGGACTCAGACTGCTGCTCCGTG GCGTACGAAGACACGTGCAAACTGAAGAACAAACCAGAGGGAAGTGAAATGCAGAAAACGGGAAGTCAGGTCCTGGATTCCATCTGCATCAGTGAGGCAGAAAAACAGGCAGTCCTGACCCTCATCAGGGAGGAG ATCATCACTAAAGAGGCTGAGGCCAGCGAGTGGAAGAAAAAGTACGAGAGCTGCAGACAGCAAGTCGAGGAGATGAG GAAGGTTGTTGCAGAATATGAAAAGACGATTGCTCAGATGATTG AGGACGAGCAGCGCAACACGATGAGCTCCCAGAAGGCTTTGCATGCAGTGACGATGGAGAAGGAAGCCGCCTTGGCAGACCTGAACTCAGTGGAGCGCTCACTTTCTGACGTCTTTCGACGTtatgaaaacatgaagagcacCCTTGAGGGATTTAAGAAA AATGAAGAGGTGCTGAAGAAATGTGCTCAGGAGTATCTGGCCAGAGTCaagcaggaggagcagagatACCAGACACTAAAACTCCACGCGGAAGAGAAACTAGACAG GGCGAATGAGGAGATCGCTCAGGTGCGTTCTAAGGCAGGCTCAGAGAACATGGCGCTGACAGCCAGCCTGAGGAAGGAGCAGATGAAGAACGAGTCTCTGGAACAAGCCCTGCAGCAGAAG AATCAGGAGATCGAAGAACTCACAAAGATCTGTGACGAGCTCATTGccaaaatgggaaaaatagacTGA
- the LOC125012223 gene encoding transforming acidic coiled-coil-containing protein 1-like isoform X2, translating into MGGSLSQHRKGSVSSPRKKSSISDSEGTFGTPESGSPGVVKLLGQLDNANHTAQSQEVDSLNNLTDSVPNKNSFNLDQNLNLTLSTRPVPGETPSPPSPVSQPLRPPTLPVPSSLNKPDPSEVDDEAPVTSDSSPDSNLSLNHDMDPDLLNGNTKLICDTNNAIVSNSCKVKQNQPTQKDVGGQKDDHHGGHATDEEKLASSVGVKPEKDQNAQDCLVTSKTEDSDCCSVAYEDTCKLKNKPEGSEMQKTGSQVLDSICISEAEKQAVLTLIREEIITKEAEASEWKKKYESCRQQVEEMRKVVAEYEKTIAQMIEDEQRNTMSSQKALHAVTMEKEAALADLNSVERSLSDVFRRYENMKSTLEGFKKNEEVLKKCAQEYLARVKQEEQRYQTLKLHAEEKLDRANEEIAQVRSKAGSENMALTASLRKEQMKNESLEQALQQKNQEIEELTKICDELIAKMGKID; encoded by the exons TTCGGACTCTGAGGGAACCTTCGGGACTCCAGAGTCCGGGTCTCCCGGTGTTGTGAAGCTGCTGGGCCAGCTGGACAACGCCAAccacacag ctCAATCTCAAGAGGTCGATTCCCTGAACAACCTTACAGACTCCGTACCTAATAAGAACAGCTTCAATTTGGATCAGAACCTCAATCTGACCCTGAGCACCAGGCCTGTTCCCGGAGAGACCCCCTCCCCACCGAGCCCTGTGTCCCAGCCTCTCCGGCCCCCGACACTGCCTGTCCCCTCCTcgctgaacaagcccgatcccTCAGAGGTGGATGACGAGGCCCCGGTGACGTCTGACTCCAGCCCGGACTCAAACCTGAGCCTAAATCATGACATGGACCCCGATTTGCTCAATGGCAACACAAAACTGATCTGTGACACCAACAACGCAATAGTCTC GAACTCATGTAAAGTAAAGCAGAACCAGCCGACGCAGAAAGATGTAGGCGGACAG AAGGATGACCATCATGGAGGCCACGCCACGGACGAGGAGAAGTTGGCGAGCAGTGTTGGGGTCAAACCGGAAAAAGACCAAAACG CCCAAGACTGCCTGGTGACTTCCAAAACTGAGGACTCAGACTGCTGCTCCGTG GCGTACGAAGACACGTGCAAACTGAAGAACAAACCAGAGGGAAGTGAAATGCAGAAAACGGGAAGTCAGGTCCTGGATTCCATCTGCATCAGTGAGGCAGAAAAACAGGCAGTCCTGACCCTCATCAGGGAGGAG ATCATCACTAAAGAGGCTGAGGCCAGCGAGTGGAAGAAAAAGTACGAGAGCTGCAGACAGCAAGTCGAGGAGATGAG GAAGGTTGTTGCAGAATATGAAAAGACGATTGCTCAGATGATTG AGGACGAGCAGCGCAACACGATGAGCTCCCAGAAGGCTTTGCATGCAGTGACGATGGAGAAGGAAGCCGCCTTGGCAGACCTGAACTCAGTGGAGCGCTCACTTTCTGACGTCTTTCGACGTtatgaaaacatgaagagcacCCTTGAGGGATTTAAGAAA AATGAAGAGGTGCTGAAGAAATGTGCTCAGGAGTATCTGGCCAGAGTCaagcaggaggagcagagatACCAGACACTAAAACTCCACGCGGAAGAGAAACTAGACAG GGCGAATGAGGAGATCGCTCAGGTGCGTTCTAAGGCAGGCTCAGAGAACATGGCGCTGACAGCCAGCCTGAGGAAGGAGCAGATGAAGAACGAGTCTCTGGAACAAGCCCTGCAGCAGAAG AATCAGGAGATCGAAGAACTCACAAAGATCTGTGACGAGCTCATTGccaaaatgggaaaaatagacTGA